CACGGCGAAGCGAATCTTGCCACAGGCTCTTAAGATCGAATGGGCCATCTTTCGGATTCGGCATCAAGCTGAACACGGCGCTCCATAGCGCGAAGTTCTTGATCGTGCGAATACCTACGAGCGTAATCGCCAGCTTGACGTTCGAGATCTCGCGCGAGAAGCCAAAGTATGACGAATTAACAAATCGTAATACCTGACCGGTTAGACCTGGATCGGCTTCGATAGGTACGGCAAATTCAGCAGGGCCGTTTTCCGGATCTTGGGCAAGTTCCAACAGGCGAATCGCACTCTGTGGCAAAGCCGGCAATTGAGCACCCGCCAGTAGGTCTTTCAATGAAGTGTTCTGAGTCATCGTGATTTCCATTCCGTCATTTTCTGGTAGCGAAAAGTTGTCCCCCGGTCTTTCTTGGAAACGCAGACCGTACCTGAAATAAATAGGTCACACCTTCCAGCGGGGCAACTTTCCATCGATGAAGGTTTTGTAATCTTGATTTCGGGATCGTTGCCGAGAATCGTCACGTTGCGATCCAGCAACACGACGCCCTAGAAGAGTGGGGATTTAAAGAATCGCTCGCCAAGTTAGCGAGACGGACAGTTGCGATGCAAGGCTATGCCTACAAAAGACTTAGAGGCATTTATCGCTGAAATCGTTTAGAATCGGCACAGTCGCTGCAAAACATGTGGGAAGAACTCTTCCTTGTTCCTGTTTGGCAGAAACGACTGTACCTTGCTTCGCACCGTTCTCAGTACGATCCTTGTTTTTTTCGCGCTTTGGATGGCAACTTCGGTTGTTATCCCCGCGACCAATCCGGCTAGTTCGCCATCGGACGAAGAAATCATCTGGCGCCGCACCGATTCAGGCTGGGTTCGCGCTGAAGATTGGCTCGTCAAACGCGACTATCTTTATCACCAGCCGTCACCACCGGTCTATCCACTCGCCGCGTTACCAATGGTCGTTTTACTTAGCGTAACGGCACTCGTCCTGGGCCAGCCAGCCACGAAGCGCAAGAAATCTATTCGTCCTCGTCGGGCGAATCATTGAGGTCGTTGTTGGCTTCGATCTCGGCACGCAGTTCGTCGATCTTCATCGCCAGACGAGTTAGATCGGGAATGTTGTCAACGCCCATCTTCTTGAACACATTGTGACGGCGAGCTTCGACCGTACGAAGGCTGACATCCAAGCGGTTGGCAATCACCTTGTTGGCTTTGCCGACCATCATCAGCTTCATGACTTCTCGTTCGCCAGCGTTGAGCTTCTCGTAGTTTTCGCGAGCCTCGGCCTCTTCTCGACCTTCCTGACGCCACCGAGCATCGAGCGAGATCGCTTCGTTAACGGCATCGATAATCTCTTGCTGTTGGCAAGGCTTTTCCAGGAAGGTAACTGCGCCGTTACGCATTGCCTTAACAGCAATCTGCATATTAGCGTGCGCCGAAATCAAGATCACGGGAATACGTTGTCCCATTTCGACGAGTTGTTCCTGCAGTTCCAAACCGCTGAGCCCCAACATGCGCATGTCGGTCACTACACAGCCAGGCCGGGCCGCATCGAACGATTGGAGATACTGCTCCGCCGAAGCGTACGTTTCCACTTGGAGTCCAAGCGATCGAATCAACATTCCAATCGATTCGCGGGCCGCTGGATCGTCGTCAATGACAAACACGGTCGGATTCGTCGGCATTGCCAGTCACCTGCTGAATAGTTGTAGGAAGCGTAAAAGAGAAAATGGTACCGCACGTGGGAGCCGCTTCAACCCAAATTTTGCCGCCGTGCGATTCAATGATCGTCCGACTGATCGAAAGCCCCATCCCCATCCCGGTCTCCTTAGTCGATTGAAACGCTTC
The genomic region above belongs to Blastopirellula marina and contains:
- a CDS encoding response regulator transcription factor; protein product: MPTNPTVFVIDDDPAARESIGMLIRSLGLQVETYASAEQYLQSFDAARPGCVVTDMRMLGLSGLELQEQLVEMGQRIPVILISAHANMQIAVKAMRNGAVTFLEKPCQQQEIIDAVNEAISLDARWRQEGREEAEARENYEKLNAGEREVMKLMMVGKANKVIANRLDVSLRTVEARRHNVFKKMGVDNIPDLTRLAMKIDELRAEIEANNDLNDSPDEDE